A region of the Yarrowia lipolytica chromosome 1C, complete sequence genome:
CGATTTGCGCCCTGAATTCCTGAACAAGGGCCTACTGGACTCCATGTGCCATTTTGCACACACTAATCAGGGAGAGGCGTTTAATGTGGAGTTTGGGGTTGGATTCAAGTGTTCGGAGGGTCGACATGTTCCCAACCTGAACTATTACTTTTGTCAACAGTTGCATTAGACAACCCGAACTGGCTGAGGGTGGAGaattgtactgtaggaaGGCTGTGGAAGGAATAATTTATGCATTTTCATTACTTACgattgtactgtattgtattgtagcaGAAATTAGTACTGTCTACTGTGAATGTTGTTGTTCAACACTCGCTAGGGACACAACACAACCGCAACTAAAGTTATCAGTAAGATAACTAGTACTTTTACTAATGTGCTTCCAACCTGTACAGATCTACTCTTTTCAGTTTGGTGCTTACGGAGCTACAGTGTTCCGCCAATTACGAAATAGCTTGATTTCACTACAATGTGGGCTCGAAATCTATCATAAATATATTCCTTCTAACTAGATGCAAATAACACTCCATAATGGTCGATCAAGAAACATCCAAATCGCTTACTAACATGCATGTAACCAAAATAATCAATCTCCAATCACTCAATTCGCTCCCGAATCTTGGGACCAAACATCGAGATCAGCTGCAAGATGGCAGTGAGGATGAATGTTCGTCCTGCATCGGCAACAAAGGTGAGATTGGAAATACCCAAATCAATGAACCCCTCGGTGTACAGCAGTCGCCTCAGCAGCAAAGAGGTAATCTCGCACACATAGACTCCACAGTCACTGCCATTGCTCTGCTGAGGAGTAGGAGCAACGAGAAAGTTGAGCTTCTGGCCGAGAACAACACCCAGTTTATCAGCAACGTTCCGCGCGGCTGCAATGTTGCATTCGCCCACAGTGTCGTAGTAAATGGCCTTTCCGTCCTCCACAGAAACCACCAATAGCGACCAATGGTTACCAGAGACAATCTCcacattgttgttgtcgttgatGGGCAAGAATATGAAGGATGCATGCTTGAAATCGGGCAGAAATTCGGCCACCTCTTTGGGGTCTCCCTGGCCCAGCAGAAATGCCATAGACGGACGTAACAAGAAGATCTGGGACTGGAAGCCGGCCCGCATAATCTCCAGACGCTCCAGGTACTCGTAGACAAACGAaatgttgttgtcgttgagCCAGTATCCAGGCTGTAAGttgtcaatgtcctccttgTAGACCGTCACATCATAGAACTCCAGAACCACGTCTCCAGGCTTGTTATAGAGCTGTTTCTGCAGCGTGTGATGCAATTTGAGTGAGTCCTCGTGTCGGAACTGCAGATGTTCAAGTCGGTGGtgctcctgcttctccacGTCCACGGGAAGAAAGATGTCTTCGAATCCACATGTGACTTTGCCGGGATTCTGCACATGGAAAGACCGGTTGAAGTCGGTCATATCGGGCACCGGCTGGTCGGGCGAATCGGGCCGCATCAGAGGCGACTTGACGGTGGTTTTGGCACCAGCAGAACCGGGGCTAGGGATTTGGCCAGGGCTAGGGTACTGCTGATGTTGGCCAGGGATTTGAATGGGACGGCCACCATTAGGGTAGCCTGGATTGGGGTGCACCAGGTTAGGATGGACCATGTTAGGGCTTCCCATCTTAGGGCTGCTCTTAGGGCTTCCTCGGCGATGTCCCATGTTAGGGCTCCCTCGATTGGGGCTACCGGGGTTTGGGTACGAGGGGCTCTGGCTGTGTCCTGCGCCAAAGGAGGTACTTACGGTGGAGTAACTCGCATTAGACACGGCCGAGTCGTCGGTGGCAGGGCGTGAGGGTTTGGGAGGACCTCGATCGGGCAGGTCTGGACGGTTCATGTCGAGGGAAGCTCTGTTGTTGGGGTTCGGGTTGGTGTGGGGGACCGGCGGCGGGCTGGGTGTTGCGGTTTGGCTTCCGGGTCGTCtctctcctgctcctcttGTCTTGGGTTTCTCAGCCTGGCGAAGATACTCTCCAGACGCTCGTTTTTCCGACGATCTGAACGGACTCAAATGCCGCAGGCGCCGTCGTTCGTTGCTGTCCTCGTCCATTGACTTGCGCGAATACCGGTGGTCTTTTGGTGGAGGGGCAGGTGCCACCTGAGACACGTCCTCCAGAGATATACCTGGCAGACGGCCATCGGACGGTGGGTTTCGATCGTGGCGTTTGGATCGGTGTAGCGGGTTGATTTTTCGAGAGAACTTTGCAATGATCATGTTGTAGGATGATGCAAATGTCTTTTTGTCACTTGGTGAGACGAAGTCGTCGTCTGAGTCTGATTGTTTTGACAGGGGTCTGACGGGGGGTAGACCGTGCAACGGCGATTACAAGCTGTGTAGAGGggttggtcacgtgctt
Encoded here:
- a CDS encoding uncharacterized protein (Compare to YALI0C03652g, some similarities with uniprot|O13612 Schizosaccharomyces pombe Pi021 protein (Hypothetical 46.4 kDa protein), similar to Saccharomyces cerevisiae ULP1 (YPL020C); ancestral locus Anc_8.72) yields the protein MIIAKFSRKINPLHRSKRHDRNPPSDGRLPGISLEDVSQVAPAPPPKDHRYSRKSMDEDSNERRRLRHLSPFRSSEKRASGEYLRQAEKPKTRGAGERRPGSQTATPSPPPVPHTNPNPNNRASLDMNRPDLPDRGPPKPSRPATDDSAVSNASYSTVSTSFGAGHSQSPSYPNPGSPNRGSPNMGHRRGSPKSSPKMGSPNMVHPNLVHPNPGYPNGGRPIQIPGQHQQYPSPGQIPSPGSAGAKTTVKSPLMRPDSPDQPVPDMTDFNRSFHVQNPGKVTCGFEDIFLPVDVEKQEHHRLEHLQFRHEDSLKLHHTLQKQLYNKPGDVVLEFYDVTVYKEDIDNLQPGYWLNDNNISFVYEYLERLEIMRAGFQSQIFLLRPSMAFLLGQGDPKEVAEFLPDFKHASFIFLPINDNNNVEIVSGNHWSLLVVSVEDGKAIYYDTVGECNIAAARNVADKLGVVLGQKLNFLVAPTPQQSNGSDCGVYVCEITSLLLRRLLYTEGFIDLGISNLTFVADAGRTFILTAILQLISMFGPKIRERIE